From Streptomyces cyaneogriseus subsp. noncyanogenus, the proteins below share one genomic window:
- a CDS encoding MFS transporter, protein MNTHHLAKGAPSASPRLAGAEGESGDRSPSPALTLAAALLGFALITLDASVVTVALPAVGDTLGGGMTGLQWVVDAYTLAFAALMLSTGAFADRTGASRAYGIGITLFTLASAACGLAPTLPALVGARVVQGVAAAVVLPASLALVRQAYPEPARRARAVAAWAAGGSVAVALGPVAGGALTTAWGWRGVFFINLPLGAAALLLLLRAPRSQRRPAPLDLPGQVTAVVALTALTFAVIEGGTAGLVALAVAVVAAAVFVRAEARHPHPVVPPGLFRDRNVFVAVAAGAACSVAFYGLVFVFSLFFQQVQGRSALYTGLMFLPMTGLIAVTNLLSGKLAARHGARLPMLAGQGLAVLGLLLLLGVGGDTSPPVVAALLVPMALGCALTIPPLTAVMMDAVPAERAGLAAGVLNAARQVAGGLGIAVFGSLVSGSFTGGMRASLGISAALLAVTGLLSLRLGGRTGGSS, encoded by the coding sequence ATGAATACGCATCACCTGGCCAAGGGGGCCCCGTCCGCCTCCCCCCGACTCGCCGGAGCCGAGGGGGAGTCCGGGGACCGGAGTCCCTCCCCCGCCCTGACCCTCGCCGCCGCCCTCCTCGGCTTCGCGCTGATCACCCTCGACGCGTCCGTGGTGACCGTGGCCCTGCCCGCCGTCGGGGACACGCTCGGCGGCGGGATGACCGGCCTGCAGTGGGTCGTGGACGCCTACACCCTGGCGTTCGCCGCGCTGATGCTGTCCACCGGCGCCTTCGCCGACCGGACCGGGGCGAGCCGGGCGTACGGGATCGGCATCACGCTCTTCACGCTCGCCTCGGCGGCGTGCGGGCTGGCCCCGACCCTGCCCGCGCTGGTCGGTGCGCGCGTGGTGCAGGGCGTGGCGGCGGCCGTCGTCCTGCCCGCCTCGCTGGCGCTGGTGCGGCAGGCGTACCCGGAACCCGCCCGCCGGGCCCGGGCGGTGGCCGCCTGGGCGGCGGGCGGCTCGGTGGCGGTGGCGCTCGGCCCGGTGGCGGGCGGCGCGCTGACCACGGCGTGGGGCTGGCGGGGCGTCTTCTTCATCAATCTGCCGCTCGGCGCGGCGGCCCTGCTCCTGCTGCTCCGCGCCCCGAGGTCGCAGCGCCGTCCGGCGCCGCTGGACCTGCCGGGGCAGGTGACGGCGGTCGTCGCCCTGACCGCGCTCACCTTCGCGGTGATCGAGGGCGGCACGGCGGGGCTGGTGGCGCTGGCGGTGGCCGTCGTGGCGGCGGCGGTGTTCGTCCGGGCCGAGGCGCGGCATCCGCATCCGGTCGTCCCGCCCGGCCTCTTCCGCGACCGGAACGTCTTCGTGGCCGTCGCGGCGGGGGCGGCGTGCAGCGTGGCCTTCTACGGCCTGGTCTTCGTCTTCTCGCTCTTCTTCCAGCAGGTGCAGGGCCGCTCGGCGCTGTACACCGGGCTGATGTTCCTGCCCATGACGGGGCTGATCGCGGTGACGAACCTGCTGTCGGGCAAGCTGGCCGCCCGCCACGGGGCCCGGCTGCCGATGCTGGCGGGCCAGGGGCTGGCGGTGCTCGGGCTGCTGCTCCTGCTCGGCGTCGGCGGGGACACCTCGCCGCCCGTGGTGGCGGCGCTGCTCGTCCCGATGGCGCTGGGCTGCGCCCTGACGATCCCGCCGCTGACCGCCGTGATGATGGACGCGGTGCCGGCCGAGCGGGCGGGGCTGGCGGCGGGTGTGCTCAACGCGGCGCGGCAGGTCGCCGGAGGTCTGGGCATCGCGGTGTTCGGGTCGCTGGTGTCCGGCTCCTTCACCGGCGGGATGCGGGCGAGCCTCGGCATCAGCGCGGCGCTGCTCGCGGTGACGGGTCTGCTGAGCCTGCGTCTCGGCGGCCGTACGGGCGGTTCCTCCTGA
- a CDS encoding GNAT family N-acetyltransferase has protein sequence MRVTLREVHDSDLPVFYRQQNDPQARRMAAFTPGDPADRHAFDAQWARLRSSARLARTILADGDVVGSAAVYGEPGEREVTYWVDRAHWGRGVATAALRHLLAEVPERPLYARAAADNAASRRVLEKCGFRLTARARGFAPARGAEIDEVVLTLEG, from the coding sequence ATGCGGGTGACGCTGCGCGAGGTCCACGACAGCGACCTGCCGGTGTTCTACCGGCAGCAGAACGACCCTCAGGCGCGGCGGATGGCGGCCTTCACCCCCGGGGACCCGGCCGACCGGCACGCCTTCGACGCCCAGTGGGCCCGGCTGCGGTCCTCCGCGCGTCTGGCCCGGACGATCCTCGCCGACGGCGACGTGGTGGGCAGCGCCGCGGTGTACGGGGAGCCCGGCGAGCGCGAGGTGACGTACTGGGTGGACCGCGCCCACTGGGGCCGCGGCGTGGCGACGGCGGCCCTGCGCCACCTGCTGGCGGAGGTGCCCGAACGCCCGCTGTACGCGCGCGCCGCGGCGGACAACGCCGCGTCCCGGCGGGTGCTGGAGAAGTGCGGCTTCCGCCTCACCGCCCGGGCCCGCGGGTTCGCCCCGGCGCGCGGTGCGGAGATCGACGAGGTGGTGCTGACGCTGGAGGGCTGA
- a CDS encoding IclR family transcriptional regulator: MSAGETGGGAQVKSAVRTVELLEYFAGRPGMHSLAAVQEAVGYPKSSLYMLLRTLVELGWVETDATGTRYGIGVRALLVGTSYIDGDEVVAAARPTLDRLSDDTTETIHLARLDGTNVVYLATRQSQHYLRPFTRVGRRLPAHSTSLGKAILATCSDEQVRKMLPETLPALTENTITDREKLIEELHQVREQGFAVDREENTLGLRCFGVAIPYRTPARDAISCSVPVARLTPAHEQMVKDALFDARDRLTLATRRL; this comes from the coding sequence ATGTCGGCAGGCGAGACAGGCGGCGGAGCACAGGTCAAGTCCGCGGTGCGGACCGTGGAACTGCTCGAGTACTTCGCCGGGCGCCCCGGTATGCACTCCCTCGCGGCGGTCCAGGAGGCGGTCGGGTATCCCAAGTCCAGCCTGTACATGCTGCTGCGCACCCTGGTGGAGCTCGGCTGGGTCGAGACGGACGCCACGGGCACCCGGTACGGCATCGGCGTGCGGGCGCTGCTGGTGGGCACCTCCTACATCGACGGCGACGAGGTGGTCGCCGCGGCGCGCCCGACCCTGGACCGCCTGTCGGACGACACCACGGAGACCATCCACCTCGCCCGCCTGGACGGCACCAACGTCGTCTACCTCGCCACCCGCCAGTCCCAGCACTACCTGCGCCCCTTCACCCGGGTCGGCCGCCGTCTGCCCGCGCACTCCACCTCCCTCGGCAAGGCGATCCTCGCGACCTGCTCCGACGAGCAGGTCCGCAAGATGCTCCCCGAGACGCTCCCGGCGCTGACCGAGAACACGATCACCGACCGGGAGAAGCTCATCGAGGAGCTGCACCAGGTACGGGAGCAGGGCTTCGCCGTGGACCGCGAGGAGAACACCCTCGGGCTGCGCTGCTTCGGCGTGGCGATCCCCTACCGCACCCCGGCGCGGGACGCGATCAGTTGCTCGGTGCCGGTGGCGCGGCTGACGCCGGCCCACGAGCAGATGGTGAAGGACGCGCTGTTCGACGCGCGGGACCGGCTGACCCTGGCGACCCGGAGGCTCTGA
- a CDS encoding aldehyde dehydrogenase (NADP(+)), with translation MAAAPVWSVDPRTGKQREQVAVEATAQEVDAAVRAAHDARGALADRGVRAAFLRTAAEELEAAKDGLVETADAETALGTVRLTGELARTCYQLRAFADIVDEGAFLDVVIDHPDDTATPPVPDLRRYKVPLGVVAVYSASNFPFAFSVPGGDTASALAAGCPVVVKAHPDHPALSERVAAVLRRAAARHGLPEAVVGLVHGFEAGIELIKHPLVAAAGFTGSVRGGRALFDAAAARPVPIPFHGELGSLNPVLVTEAAAAERAEEIGSGLAGSMTLGVGQFCVKPGLVFAPSGDAGDRLVKSLTDTVGGTGAGVLLDHRMRENFVAGVAERAQLPDVEAPVAPGAGDEHTVSPGFLTVPAGRLVEEGEHDLLLEECFGPVTVVARYEDEAEVRSVLTRLPGNLTATVHLSEREAAGEGRGTEILEELTPLAGRVLVNAWPTGVAVAPAQHHGGPYPATTSTSTSVGGTAVERWLRPVAYQNTPEALLPPELRDDNPLGLPRRFNGRLER, from the coding sequence GTGGCAGCAGCACCAGTCTGGAGTGTCGACCCGCGTACCGGGAAGCAGCGTGAACAGGTTGCGGTGGAGGCCACAGCCCAGGAGGTGGACGCCGCCGTCCGCGCCGCGCACGACGCGCGCGGGGCCCTCGCCGACCGCGGGGTCCGCGCGGCGTTCCTGCGCACCGCCGCCGAGGAGCTGGAGGCGGCCAAGGACGGACTCGTCGAGACCGCCGACGCCGAGACGGCCCTCGGCACCGTCCGGCTCACCGGAGAACTCGCCCGCACCTGCTACCAGTTGCGGGCCTTCGCGGACATCGTCGACGAGGGCGCCTTCCTCGACGTCGTCATCGACCACCCCGACGACACCGCGACCCCGCCCGTCCCGGACCTGCGCCGCTACAAGGTGCCCCTCGGCGTCGTCGCCGTCTACTCGGCGTCCAACTTCCCCTTCGCCTTCTCCGTCCCCGGCGGCGACACCGCCAGCGCCCTCGCCGCGGGCTGCCCGGTGGTGGTCAAGGCCCACCCCGACCACCCGGCCCTGTCCGAGCGGGTCGCCGCGGTGCTGCGCCGCGCCGCCGCCCGGCACGGCCTCCCCGAGGCCGTGGTGGGGCTGGTGCACGGCTTCGAGGCGGGCATCGAGCTGATCAAGCACCCGCTGGTCGCCGCGGCCGGCTTCACCGGCTCGGTCCGCGGGGGCCGCGCGCTCTTCGACGCGGCGGCCGCGCGCCCGGTCCCGATCCCCTTCCACGGCGAGCTGGGCTCCCTGAACCCGGTCCTGGTCACCGAGGCCGCCGCGGCGGAGCGCGCCGAGGAGATCGGCTCGGGGCTGGCCGGCTCGATGACGCTGGGCGTCGGCCAGTTCTGCGTGAAGCCGGGCCTGGTCTTCGCGCCCTCCGGCGACGCGGGCGACCGCCTGGTGAAGTCCCTCACCGACACCGTCGGCGGCACCGGGGCCGGCGTCCTGCTCGACCACCGCATGCGGGAGAACTTCGTCGCCGGTGTCGCCGAGCGCGCCCAGCTCCCCGACGTCGAGGCGCCGGTCGCCCCGGGCGCGGGCGACGAGCACACCGTCAGCCCCGGCTTCCTGACCGTTCCGGCGGGCCGGCTGGTCGAGGAGGGCGAGCACGACCTGCTGCTGGAGGAGTGCTTCGGCCCGGTCACCGTGGTGGCCCGCTACGAGGACGAGGCGGAGGTCCGCTCCGTCCTCACCCGCCTGCCCGGCAACCTCACCGCGACCGTGCACCTGTCCGAGCGGGAGGCCGCCGGCGAGGGCCGGGGCACCGAGATCCTGGAGGAACTCACCCCGCTCGCCGGGCGCGTCCTCGTCAACGCCTGGCCGACCGGCGTCGCCGTGGCGCCCGCGCAGCACCACGGCGGTCCCTACCCGGCGACGACGTCCACGTCGACGTCGGTGGGCGGCACGGCCGTCGAGCGGTGGCTGAGGCCGGTGGCGTACCAGAACACGCCGGAGGCGCTGCTGCCGCCGGAGCTCCGGGACGACAACCCGCTCGGCCTGCCGCGGCGGTTCAACGGACGCCTGGAGCGGTAG